A region from the Silene latifolia isolate original U9 population chromosome 7, ASM4854445v1, whole genome shotgun sequence genome encodes:
- the LOC141590446 gene encoding uncharacterized protein LOC141590446, with translation MIYGSNKIQEREHLWQTLRDYSSLVDGPWVVCGDFNSITETTDKIGGADMTWAEMAPMRNMIADCHLQEMKTSGSYYTWNNKHEDETKVYSGIDRKKVAFKYFNMWALSDDFDVTVNNSWKEEIRGIPMFRVVKKLKRLKTEFHKLNTDHFSDIENLTHVTVLAFKHFQQQLIQEPLNDIVCRAERECAKDLSNLNKAINSYLAKQNKCGSEMGMIIPLSSILVLTEGE, from the exons ATGATATATGGGTCCAATAAGATTCAGGAGAGGGAACATTTATGGCAGACTTTAAGGGATTATTCTTCTTTGGTTGATGGCCCATGGGTGGTGTGTGGGGATTTTAATAGTATTACTGAAACAACGGATAAAATTGGAGGAGCTGATATGACATGGGCTGAGATGGCTCCCATGAGAAATATGATTGCAGATTGTCATCTGCAAGAAATGAAAACTTCAGGATCTTATTACACCTGGAATAACAAGCATGAAGATGAGACAAAGGTTTATAGCGGAATTGACAGG AAAAAAGTTGCTTTcaaatacttcaatatgtgggcGCTTTCTGATGATTTTGATGTTACTGTGAACAATAGTTGGAAAGAGGAGATAAGGGGTATACCAATGTTTAGAGTAGTGAAGAAATTGAAGAGACTGAAAACTGAATTCCACAAATTGAATACAGACCACTTCAGTGATATTGAAAATCTCACTCATGTTACTGTATTGGCCTTCAAGCATTTTCAGCAGCAACTTATCCAGGAACCTTTGAATGATATTGTTTGCAGAGCTGAAAGAGAATGTGCAAAGGATCTGAGTAATTTGAATAAGGCTATAAATAGCTACCTAGCTAAGCAAAACAAATGTGGATCAGAGATGGGGATGATAATACCGCTTTCTTCCATTCTAGTATTAACAGAAGGAGAATGA